The window tcagtagaacacaaaaagagatttttaactgaaaccgTTGCATCCTGTCAGTCTTGTAAGggaatgggaatcatggctaaaacataaaaaaaaaaacaatgttgatgtgtgaagacacaaaatgatcaatCTGCGCAAGAATCTGTGCaactcaacttttcagaatgccgcaagcgcaccgcaggtcatgtgacaagaactaaccaatcagcttcatcttttcccgtaacaacgttgagagctcagccaagatgaaggaacatctgatcatagttgtatatggattgcaattttgaaataaatttagtagcaaagctactgcaagcgatttttagagctgcaaatccatttatcctttgccgAAATTTCCTATTCtgcatggagagagcacgtcatgaaTGCTTaacaaaggcagacgcctcaggggcgcaactgcccgagcgctttggaaagaaggagaaagctgcgcgcctagcgttttccatgcatTTTTAGGTGCTGAGAAcgcagtttcttgcacagactgatcattttgtgtctttacacatcagtgtatcatcacaAACCACAGGGTTTATTTGGGTTTGGtttgtgtacatttttgtttagttttattgtatgttttagccatgattcccatcgaCTTGCATtttaagactgacagactgcaatggtttgtgttaaaaatctttgtttgtgttctactgaagaaacaaagtcacctacatcccggatgccctgggggtaagcagataaacattaaattttcatttttgggtaatctATCCCTTTACGTCTTTGTTGATATTGCAATTCTGCCGCAGAACTCCAAATAAAGTTTCACAGAATACTCCAAATAATGCTTTTTGTATGTTATGCGTATGTATATGAATGAACACAAATGGGCATCACTTGTTTAGACTTAACCATTTGGCACAACATTTTGAGTTCTTTAAGCaaatttaaaatgacattcaTATGTAATAGTGATATCATAATATTACCTTAAATATTAATTCTAGAAATGACATGAATCACGATATACATTAAGGAGACAGTACTCACAGTGTACTGAGGGTTTTCAGGTTTTTAATTGACTTCAGTTCTTctattttattagcattttacaGCATAGCAATATTCACCTCCTCTGCCTCAATGTAAGTATTCTCAATTTTATCCTAAAACAGAGACAAATTAAGGGTGATATGCTTCATTAGTGAATACAACATGCTGCATGTAATTACTCTGCCTCTCAGGGGTTTTAAATACATAAAGACCTATTGGAAACCATTAAACATGATTCATTTATGACAGAATCAAGATGCATAATACAAATTCATGAATTACACCATAAAGTGaaacaatgatatatatatatatatatatatatatatatatatacaaacaagcAGTGTGCTTGTGCTCTTTGTTTAAAGCTAATTAATTCTTGTTTAATATTTTCTATCTAATTGGATGGCATTCTAATATTTGTAGTGTAGAGGGGCTACTTTATTCCATAAATGGTAGATTCCTTTTTTGCTGTCTTATGGTGCAAATATTGCATTAAGTGATCTGTACTGTCAGCTGATAACTGTATGACTTTATTCCACTGATAAGATACTGTTTGGCCTACATATGAACAAAAGTGAAAGCACATTGTCAGTGCAGATGTAAATAAAGTGCATATGATTACCAATGAGTTTTTTATATGATTTGTTGCATAACATGACAAaatgacatttcaaaacattGTACAGCTTACTAGAATGTTAGACAAATTAACTTTTCTTTAAACTGTATACAACTTTATACTGTCATTCTATATTTGTGTGCATAAACTCACCATACTGCAGCAGTCTCACGTTGGAGCCTGTATTTGTGCTTGATTCTGAAAGAGTGAAAGAAAAAACCGGTGAAATGAGAGCAAAATCCATACTGTATATGGCATGTCAAGAAGTTATGCAGCTCCTCCTCCACCTTGCTTCACTTTAACAGCACTTCTCCTACTTTATTTGCTTTAGTATTTCCACTTCCACTAATCACCGGGTGATTCACTGAAACAGACAGGCCATGAATAACAGGGTCATTCCAACGGTGCCAGACTATTTATCTATTTACcattttatttgaaaagtttCCTGTTAGATTTTCAAGAAGTCATGCGTCCTTGACCTTAAATCCCAGCACACGGTGGTTACAGGTACAAATAGTCATAGTTACTTTACAGACGTCTATTTGAACTTGAAAAGTTAAATACAACTAACAACTAGCTTAGgtgtttgtaataaattatatttctcaTTCAGACATGTTTAGTGCCATGACTGTTTAACTATATCATGTTCAAATCATTCCGAGGTTGAAGATCTATAATGATCTTGACTTGAAAATATCATTGCATCCCAATAAAGTACACAGTAATTGTTTTACCGAAATATCTAGGCCATTCACTTATGTAACAAAATACTGAAAAGACTGAAACAAAATTACCTCTGTTTAAAAAATGTGGCCACAAACACCTGGATAAAGCCTCAAACGTCATCAGTTCACCATATCATAATAAAGTTACTACCTGTAAGTCATAACGAGGAAATAATAATAGACTGTGTTATGATGTCTTGAGaatattgtagttttttttatacatgaGCTTATTATGATCACTAACGAATTGTACACGAAGCCTTCTTTCCTCATCAGTTTTTGTAAAATAGTTTAGATATATGTATTCACGTGACCAAACAGCGTTTTGTGGAGTAATGCTTCCCTAAACAacctattttaatattaaaacgaCGGCCGCTAGTTGGCGCACGTGTCCCGCACGCACACGCACTGAGTGACCAATTCATCTTCAGATTTACCGCTTCTAAAAAGTGTTGCCCTAAAACACATGCATAATGTCAACAAACGGCAAGACCTCGAGAATATTACAGTTCATGGCCCCAGATGAGCGCCGTCAGTTTGGAATCGAGGTAACTGCACTCCAGTAACTTAAACGAGCTGATTAATCGAATGGTGCATGATCAATATGCAACTAAACGTGCCCGCAAGCAACTTGCTTCTTTTTATATGTGTTCTAAATGAGATTTACATCAACATTAGATCTCCACAACGCCACTACAAGAAAATGCTCGTTCTAgaatttataataatgtaaaacaaacGAGGTTAAAAAAAGGTTTGTAACATCCACGTGTAATGTATTCGGTGGTGGCCACCACTCACACAGGCTTGGTGGCGTTGACCTGGATTTGACATTAAATCAGTAGTGCATCCACAAAAATATATGGCAACATACCATGGTATTAAAATCTAAAAACCTGTATTTTTCACCGCTTTTTCTAAAATGTGCATTCCAGTATTTTCAGTGGTGTTTGCTCATCCCGCCGTTTGcccttaaaataatatttaataataattccttggTGTTTTAATATATATCACAATACAGAACAATCATCATAATCACTTGCCAAGTGTTGATACTACTCCAAGATACTTAAAAATGTGATAACATGGTAAAACATGGAaagttactctctctctctcaaaaaaataaaataaaataaaattccgtTGTCCCTCTTGATGTTTATTTGGCAAATGCAGTATTACAGTGTAAGTGTTTGTAAAGGGGGTTTCATGTTCAGTCACTTTTTTGCAAAACATGGCAGTTTATCTTTTATGAACTGttataaagtgtaaaaaaaaataaaaataaagtttagctCAAATAAATTAGTTTAGCAtggattaatattttatatatatatttattatgtcttaGACTCCATTCCACCTACTGGCTTGGCAAATGCGAGACATATTAGGAGATGGAGGAATTCTCAAAGAGGTCGTCCATGCAGGAGAAGGTCCACCGGTACCCAAGCATGCCTCCGTATCAAGTAAATAACTCAATTTAACATAGTTTTGTTGAGTTCTAGCTTCTCTCTTATGATAGTCAAATAttgcataaataaattattaatataatacacacacacacacacacacacactcgtcttATGTAACCAAGGCTGtgtttatatgataaaaaaataaaggaaaatagaaatatatgtggaatatttttacaatttgagatatctgttttctattttaatatattttaaaatgtagtctaTTAGTCTGATGATAAAGTGTAAtacaatctttcagaaatcaatctaattatGTGGATTTGGTGCGTaagaaaaaaattctgataaATTCTGAAAACAGTTATGGTGTTTAACTCACTTTTGAtctgtttaatgcatccttgaatgataataataataataataataataaataaacttttggtTTTGTATCTACTTTTATGTAATACATTCTTTTTGGTTTGTTGGTTTTCATAAACTCATTTCATCCACAGTTCATTTCTCTGGTTTCATTGAGTACTCTGACGCACCATTCGAGACAACCAGCCACCTTAAATATCCACGAATGATGAAGCTTGGTAGAGGTAGGATGGAATCTGAATTCTCCCATTAGAATAATTATCGTCAAATTTCTCCTGTATATTCTCTTCTATGTCCTCTGCGAGACACTCTAACCTCTTTCCCCATAGATGTTACTTTGTATGGCCTGGAGCTCGGCCTTCTTACAATGAAGAAAGGTGAGTTCTCCCGTTTTCTCTTCAAGCCCAAATATGCCTATGGGGACCTGGGGTGCCCCCCGCACATACCTCCATTAGCCACGGTCCTCTATGAGGTGCAAGTCCTCGACTTCCTGGACTCGGCACAAGTGGATGAATTCATGGATTTGAGTATGGTAAGATTGAATGCTTTTAGCTTGctcgttttgtttgtttgtggagtCCCAGATGATCAGTTCTCCATTGTTCGTCAGGATGAGCAGAACAGTGTTTCTCTGTCCACATTTCTGAATGTACTGGACACGCAGCGGAGCTTTGGAAACCTCTGCTTCAATAAGAAGCGCTATGAAGATGCTCGAGAGAGATACAAGCAGGTTCTGTGCTTTTAACTGTCTTATTAGTTTCTCATATATGAGAGAATGTAAATAGATAGAAGGAAAATGTGTCTTGAAACCTAGTAATAGACTGTGATGTAACATTCGTGTAACACAACTCGTGGTCCATGGTGCAGGCCATGACACTTTTGCAAAATCGTGAGCTGGTGGATGATGAAGAGAAGCAGCGTCTTGAGGAAATGAAATTGCCTTTCCTGCTCAACCTCTCACTCACGTACCTCAAACTGGAGAAACCCCAGAAGGCCCTTTGCTACGGTCAGAAAGTGCTGGACATCAATCCTCAGAACACTAAAGCGCTCTTCCGCTGCGGCCAGGTTAGGCAACgtgttttcatttcaattttttttttggtaacctGATCATAATCtttcagtaaaataaatattgttatataaaatcTACTGCTGTCAATTGAGTTAAGTTTTATAAAATCAGGATATGCTGATGAATTAACTGAACTATCATAATGCTGCATTTTCTCTTGGGTTCGGTTTGAAACTTCCAGTCAGGTTATTTTTTGTGTTCAGTTTACTATCAAAAGGGAAGACTTTATGGAATTACTGATCTGATAtgaagaacttttttttaaaacgagGCCTGTTTGGAAATGAGCGACTATGAGAAGGCACAAGATTATCTTACACTCGCTCAGGCGAAAAAGCCATTTGACCCTGACATCAACACCTTGCTGAAAAAGCTTGCTCTGTAAGTCTTCCTTATCTGATGGTTTTGTCAAGTTTTCCTCCAGTACATGTGTGAATGTGAAAGCTGAACAAATCTGCTGATCTTTTACAGCTGCTACAAGGACTATttggacaaagagagagagatgtgctCCAAGATGTTCTCAGGTTTAAAGCGGATGGAAAAGTGAAGATTGTAGCGTCCATGGTGGTGGTCTTTACCCTTTTTCAAATCCCCCAGACTGACCACAAGTGGGAAATATAAAcccaacaaaatgtaattttggcTCGAGTGGGCAACATTGCCTCAAATGTTTTCATACTTTTAATTGATTatagttcacttttattttgcattatttgtgtttgatatatatatatatatatatatatatgtatatatatatatatatatatatatgtatgtataatttattttcgTTTTTTGACATGGGTGTCAGCACTATGCTAtgtatgttaacttaagaaaagCTTTATTATGACAGAAAGTCAAGATTTGTAGTGTTATGTTCAGTATTACATTCAGTACTCTACATAGAGCATCAGAAGTtgttcattatttcatttttttctcaatttcatatatatttatttatttgttttattttattttttactttttgtatgcCATGCAATGCATGTGCTGTCTtgattttacttattttcatTATAAGTCCACTGTGTCATGACTGgcaaattattttgtgtgttaaCATGTAAACAATAAGTTGTTCTGTCTTGCTCAGAGTTTTGAATTTTCCTTAGATTTATATGGAAattaataatacacacacattttgtttacTCTAATAAAAAGTGAACAAAACTgtccatatatactgtatatataaagttTATTTCATACCTTCATACCGTAATATGAGTCTTGTCGTCTAGCTGTGTTGTCTTGGTACATTTTACTTCCTAGTCTTTCCTCCCTGTGCTTACAAAAAATACCCAATCTGCAGCAGCCctatttaatattttgtcatgtaattATCACAAAATATTGAACCATGTGGTGTCATGctgcacatgttttttttttttcagaactcagttcttcataaattcataaaaacaggTGTCTTTGGAGTTACCACTGGTgtaactaattacatttacataatcaCACATATGTAGCATTGtaaattgtaagttgctttggataaaaagcatttggtaaatgaatgaatgtaaatgtttgaCAACCACAAGATGTCacaatacaggtgcatctcaataaatttgaatgtcgtggAAAGGTTCATTTAAGTacggtaattcaactcaaattgtgaaacttgtgtattaaataaattaaatgcacacaggctgaagtaatttaagtctttggttcgtttaatttgtgatgattttggctcacatttaacaaaaccccaccaattctcTGTCTCAGCTAatcaactctaaacacctgcaaagatttcctgagccttcaaaatggtctctcagtttggttcactaggctacacaatcatggagaagactgctgttctgacagttgtccagaagacaatcattgacacccttcacaaggagggtaagccacaaacattcattgccaaagaagctggctgttcacagagtgctgtatccaagcatgttaccAGAAAGCtgagtggaaggaaaaggtgtggaagaaaaagatgcacaaccaaccgagagaaccgcagccttatgaggattgtcaagcaaaattgattcaagaatttgagtgaacttcacaaggaatggactgaggctggggtcaaggcatcaagagccaacacgcacagatgtgtcaaggaatttggctacagttgtagTATTCCTCTTGTTCAGCCAATCCTAAACCACAGACagcgtcagaggcgtcttacctgagcTAGGGataagaactggactgttgccattggtccaaagtcctctcttcagatgagagcaagctttgtatttcatttggaaatcaaggtcctagagtctggaggaaaagCTCAtggcccaagttgcttgaagtccagtattaagtttccacaatctgtgatgatttgacgtgacattcaaccaagtatggtgacccattctcagaattcatgctctgcatttaacccatccaaagtgcgcgcacacacacacactgtgaacacacaccagcagttggcagccatttatgctgcggagcctggggagcagctggccaactttccagaaggccaacagttcactaaaagttgttttatttttttattggtcttatgaagtattctaatttgttgagatattgaattggtgggtttttgttaaatgtgagccaaaataatcacaattaaaagatccaAAAACTTAAATTACTTCAGACAGTGTGCATTGAATCGATTTGATACACAAGTTtcgcaatttgagttgaattactgaaataaattaactttttcactaaaaactaatttattgagatgtgcCTGTATGTTCCAAGGCCGTTTAACAAGATTTTGGCAACACGGCATTGACTTTTTGTGAAGGTTTGTGCTGGAACGTTCTATGTGGATTAACTGAGCTTGCCTCAGTATGGAGTTGTAAGGATGCCCTCTTTCAAGAGAGCCAGGCTTCCGACCACACTGACCCACAATATGTAAGAAAACCCCCTCAGTGATTTGTAGAGTGACGATCCACTACTATTATACGTAACTGTTATGAATAGCCTTTTCTGTGTCTGAATGAGCAGTGCAAATGcacttaatcttaaaaaaaaaaaaaaaacaggtctgtAAATCCTTGGACTACAGATAAAGACATTGCTCAGTTTGGTTTCTTCGTCCTTGGCAACTTTAGTCCAGTGCAGTCCATCCTTTCTTGTTTGTGTTTCTTTTGAGTGTTGCTCTGCTGACATTTACCAGATGTGAAGATGTAATTATGTGTGTACAAAGTGAAGTTTGTTATTCTTGACCAAGGCCTGTCCAGGTTCTTTGGGTTTTCTCCTGTACTAAGTTAATTTCTCAAAAACATAGGTCTTCAAAACTGTAGCTTTCCCAAAGCAAATTGTACAATATTCTCTAAATGTCTAGCATCCTGTTGATGTTTTACCTTACAGGGAAAGTTCAtcccaaaattctgtcatcatattactttgttccaaacctttattttatatattctatataacCTATATATTCTGTGTCTGTAACTTAGTAAAACTGATTTGAAAGAATATTTACAAAATTTTCAGAATACAGCTACTTTTGAATGGCCTACTGTGGAGAAACAGACTTTTTGTGAACATAAAAGTCTTAATGACATAAGGCCAACTGCTGTACTTTTAGTCACAATGAAACAGAAGTTGAGACAAATATTTTCtaccaatttttcttttttatatgtgTGACTTATCAGAGTGCAAAAATTGTAGGGTGGAGACTTGATTATATATGTTGGTTGCTGATTGGATGGAATCAGATGGTGAATAGAAACTTGCAGTCACGTAAGAAAGGGGCAGGTTTAAGCAGACTAAATAATTGGAGAAGTCAAGCGTATGTCATCACAGAGAAgtcaatttaataatttagtaatttttcCATAATGTAAAGTTATGAAAATTACATGGTGAGTAAATATAACTTGCATCAATAACCTGCactaaaaaaatgttaataaaaaagatttaactttaaaGGTCAAGGATGCTATTTTAGCACCTGATGGAAATGCAGGAATGATGCTTATTTTCAGATAGGTTTTCACTGTGCTCCTCCTGCCACTTTTGCCCCAACCAATTTACAGTCTTAGGTGTGAAAGTTGATACTCAGACTTTTTTCATTTGGTTACCAAGAACATAGTGTTAAATATCAGACAGTCCGCTCAGACAGTGTTCCTATCAGCCAGTTAGACCTTAAAGGTGCCATgtgtcatgtctggcaaaaaaatcaagtcatactacacattccataccagatgggggcagtatgcctcaataaagtgaattggtctactctagagtaataAACGAGAAACGgtatagtctctatgctccgcccctaccttcacaacaaccctagagccatagccgaagcctaagaggacgttctgcctccagaggaacgttgggtgatgtcaagtgattttgaaacatgacctcttcaagctactccccttcacctttaccagtgaatatgttcatattcgttttgttcatattacattttgagttgtatatacacaatatttgaattaaattaatttgacagacagcattctttcaacatcattggtcaacatcagacagctgatgttgaccaagttagcgccaaccaacgtaaccagagctgccaactctcaagcattcaccgtgagacacacgcaattgactcttttcacgcgctttcacgccacacatcaattttctcatgcacagaaaaaccacgaagcaaagaggacacggagaccaacagactagacagagcaggttagttatgatataaaaaatgggtaagttatagctaacgttagctaattatcaaacgcagctacggttagccatcgctaacatcaTCAtttttatcgaacagccttcgatacattctatgttataacttccccaaaaaaaaaaatatgcaaacatacaaaacaaacttctagcgaaatactaacagcatcttacTTACCAATCCaatagaaatgttgcaagttcagagtcgaacctcatttctttcaagtccatcagttgtctccagcgaagGAAAgcatgtttactctggttcggctccttttcttatcggatttgatttgtgattccgagcgcggttgtttccctgtagcgggtggtggtggtaggggtctcttgccaagggcttgagccatccttccactctcttccctgaactgaaatgatgtagtgggctgtactttccacacgattgacatcaggttcaagtacacccAAAAGCcatgcgagttattcgtgtattgcaggttggctggtggttatgttgcccgcataccgcctcccatggccgaaactggtattacgacacctgtcgggccgtggctagtaatgctaatgctaattaaggctgctatctctgcagcactataacttgacattttttttaatgacatcatcacccttatttcttctcattcttttgatgcatgCAGGtcattttttggatatttttacctaAATTTTTACACATGGCATCTTTAAGCCTTATGTTGGGACTTGAACAACATTGGTGTCAACCTGCACTATCATTTTCCTCTCATTTAAGATTATTAATGGTTAGGATTTGACAGAGGTTGTCATTCTGTGTCAGCAATGTTGTACCAGTACCAAGAAAAGATACTGACCAGGAACACGTCCTACTTGCAAAATCATGGTCACCTTGCTGCATCTGTGACTGTGAATTTGGCAAGTACAGTAGGATGTGGTGGTTACTGTGTGGATGTTACTGGTTTAACTCTTATGTCCTTCCTGGGTTTGTATACAGACACCTGCGTGCAAACATGAACCAGATCCAGATCTCCAAAATGAGCTGATAGCAGTTGACAAAAAGGCTCCAGTTATCTCTTCCAGTCTATACATGTTTGGTGAACTTGATGGTGAATCTGTGTATATTCAGTCTGATGAGGATCTGAAGCATGAGCTGCTCTGATAAGATGCTCTGATAGCCACCCATCACTGCAGATACGATCACAGAAAGAATTCCATTGACAAAGTCTGAATCCCACAGACCATCTTTTCTAGACAGATTGGTGATGGAAGCAGTAACATCACTAAAGTCCATATGCAAAGTCTCCAAGAATACAGTTCCATACATGTATAGCATCATGGCAATTGGTCTTTCACAGTCAATCAAGTGATGACGACACTCAAACCCAGCACCAACAGATCTTTAGATTAGCATTCGTGGAGTTCTTCCAGGCTATCAAGAACTTGAGCAGCTGCTGCATATATTCCAATCTGGCAGTCGTGCAGACACGTCTGGCCTCTGTCTGAAAGGCCACAGTGTTCTACAGTGAATGGTGTCCAGGTGCTCAAGTCAGTGGTCAAGTGATAGTCAAGTCAGGGAGGAATATATTCACTACAGGATGgtgaaaattttattaaaatctgctcttatatcatttaattgttttagtACTGGTGAGTCTTGATTTACATACTAAGATACATAACATTAAAACACTGCTCTTTTTTCACCCCTACGCACACTGTAAAAAGGTTTGTAATGTTGACAGAAAACTATGTTAACTGGttcagtaaaaacctgttaactggTAAGTACCatatacagtgtttttttattttatttgaatgtcaTGGTTCATCATTGTATTATATGCCATATTatcaaatatatgttttttgaAAGTGAAAACTATGAATTACTATATAATTGTGACCTAGGCTTGCTGGTTGTTATAAAATAGTCAACGAAATTCTAGGACGTGGGACCCTAACAATGATCtaatctcttttttgtttttcgttGAATCACACAGGTGGTTCAAATAAATGAACTAGAAGCCAGAGTacaaaaagggttgctttatttTCTAGAATGAGCAAGATTGTATCTTCTCTTAAGAGTAGAAGGACTTGGTAAAACCATCCATGacacaaaagaaacaaataaaaaaataaactagttACAACAATTAAACACCACTCTGAAtggatttaaaataaactaaattaatttcCAAAAGAAATAACACTCCAAATAAATCGAAATCTAACATAATACAATAAGAGGAACCAATCATTAGactaatattcacattaattaaaCAGAGAAATCATACTttaaaccaaaagaaaacataagaATGGCACTCAAAATAACACCCAAATCAACCTAGAATACTAAAATGGGAAATATACCATATGGGaggaagaagaaaacaaacaaacccaaAAGTCAAacccaatcaaaaaaaaaatataaataaaatacaaatcaaacCCAAAGAAAAATCAAACCCAATCAAACTATTATACGTAAAACACAC of the Carassius gibelio isolate Cgi1373 ecotype wild population from Czech Republic chromosome A5, carGib1.2-hapl.c, whole genome shotgun sequence genome contains:
- the fkbp6 gene encoding inactive peptidyl-prolyl cis-trans isomerase FKBP6 isoform X3; translation: MSTNGKTSRILQFMAPDERRQFGIETPFHLLAWQMRDILGDGGILKEVVHAGEGPPVPKHASVSIHFSGFIEYSDAPFETTSHLKYPRMMKLGRDVTLYGLELGLLTMKKGEFSRFLFKPKYAYGDLGCPPHIPPLATVLYEVQVLDFLDSAQVDEFMDLSMDEQNSVSLSTFLNVLDTQRSFGNLCFNKKRYEDARERYKQAMTLLQNRELVDDEEKQRLEEMKLPFLLNLSLTYLKLEKPQKALCYGQKVLDINPQNTKALFRCGQFTIKREDFMELLI
- the fkbp6 gene encoding inactive peptidyl-prolyl cis-trans isomerase FKBP6 isoform X2, with the translated sequence MSTNGKTSRILQFMAPDERRQFGIETPFHLLAWQMRDILGDGGILKEVVHAGEGPPVPKHASVSIHFSGFIEYSDAPFETTSHLKYPRMMKLGRDVTLYGLELGLLTMKKGEFSRFLFKPKYAYGDLGCPPHIPPLATVLYEVQVLDFLDSAQVDEFMDLSMDEQNSVSLSTFLNVLDTQRSFGNLCFNKKRYEDARERYKQAMTLLQNRELVDDEEKQRLEEMKLPFLLNLSLTYLKLEKPQKALCYGQKVLDINPQNTKALFRCGQACLEMSDYEKAQDYLTLAQAKKPFDPDINTLLKKLALCYKDYLDKEREMCSKMFSGLKRMEK
- the fkbp6 gene encoding inactive peptidyl-prolyl cis-trans isomerase FKBP6 isoform X1, giving the protein MSTNGKTSRILQFMAPDERRQFGIETPFHLLAWQMRDILGDGGILKEVVHAGEGPPVPKHASVSIHFSGFIEYSDAPFETTSHLKYPRMMKLGRDVTLYGLELGLLTMKKGEFSRFLFKPKYAYGDLGCPPHIPPLATVLYEVQVLDFLDSAQVDEFMDLSMVRLNAFSLLVLFVCGVPDDQFSIVRQDEQNSVSLSTFLNVLDTQRSFGNLCFNKKRYEDARERYKQAMTLLQNRELVDDEEKQRLEEMKLPFLLNLSLTYLKLEKPQKALCYGQKVLDINPQNTKALFRCGQACLEMSDYEKAQDYLTLAQAKKPFDPDINTLLKKLALCYKDYLDKEREMCSKMFSGLKRMEK